The following are from one region of the Pseudodesulfovibrio piezophilus C1TLV30 genome:
- a CDS encoding Fic family protein has product MAKCVLPGNGHFWFVTLHPFDDGNGRLARAITDMAMAQDKKTSLQYTLTDSGIPEGV; this is encoded by the coding sequence ATGGCGAAATGCGTATTGCCAGGGAACGGCCATTTCTGGTTCGTCACTTTGCATCCGTTCGACGATGGCAACGGGCGCCTCGCTCGGGCGATCACCGACATGGCCATGGCCCAGGACAAGAAAACGTCCCTACAGTATACCCTTACAGATTCCGGCATCCCGGAGGGCGTATGA
- a CDS encoding RHS repeat domain-containing protein, with product MEVENQNRVYTFRHDEEGRRAAKYLNGQIVEAYQWFDFIRLGAFHDGHMGYEFGYADNARLPLSMRREDGAVFALHYDQVGSLRVVADTDGDMIKEILYDPFGGIIADTNPGFRIPIGFAGGLHDRDLGFVRFDWRDYDTFTGRWTAPDPIGDRGGDPDWYGYCLDDPVNGVNPVGLFRFGKKGLWILPGIGTDGSTADKRNYELKHEHGFYEDGTGDNVGLFKNGIKRDQDIIKYKLDETHFDDKRMRQAEESLYPGNYKLCKWGGKSNNCQDYADALRERYRFLRTAEKH from the coding sequence ATGGAAGTGGAGAACCAGAACCGCGTCTACACCTTTCGCCACGACGAAGAGGGCCGACGGGCCGCCAAGTACCTCAACGGCCAAATTGTCGAGGCCTACCAATGGTTCGACTTCATCCGCCTCGGCGCGTTCCACGACGGGCACATGGGGTACGAGTTCGGTTACGCAGATAACGCGCGGCTGCCCTTATCCATGCGGCGCGAGGACGGGGCGGTGTTCGCCCTGCATTACGACCAGGTCGGTTCCCTGCGCGTGGTTGCTGACACGGATGGCGACATGATAAAGGAAATCCTCTACGATCCCTTTGGCGGAATTATAGCGGACACCAATCCCGGTTTCCGCATCCCCATCGGCTTTGCGGGCGGCCTGCATGACCGCGATCTTGGTTTCGTGAGATTCGACTGGCGGGACTACGACACCTTCACCGGCAGATGGACCGCACCCGATCCCATCGGGGACAGGGGCGGTGATCCGGACTGGTATGGGTATTGTCTGGATGATCCGGTCAACGGGGTGAACCCGGTGGGACTGTTCCGGTTCGGTAAAAAAGGACTGTGGATACTGCCCGGTATAGGCACCGACGGCTCTACCGCCGATAAGAGAAACTATGAACTCAAGCATGAACACGGTTTCTACGAAGATGGTACGGGAGATAATGTAGGTCTGTTTAAAAATGGTATCAAAAGAGATCAAGATATCATCAAATACAAACTTGACGAAACACACTTCGACGATAAACGCATGAGACAGGCTGAAGAGAGTCTTTATCCGGGAAATTACAAGCTGTGCAAGTGGGGAGGCAAGTCCAATAATTGCCAGGACTATGCCGATGCTTTGCGCGAACGTTATCGGTTTTTACGCACTGCGGAAAAGCACTGA
- a CDS encoding RHS repeat-associated core domain-containing protein yields the protein MIADTNPCLCVPIGFAGGLHDRDLGFVRFGWRDYDTFTGRWTAPDPIGDRGGDPDWYGYCLDDPVNGVDPFSLFQIIGDGPGGRIGGGIIGGAISGAIDGGITMGPFGALTGAAVGGALGGLWSVVDEIPNNPSNNSPGGSGGSSSGSSGPGSGSDSSGGGSTSGGEGYDGGGGWYGR from the coding sequence ATTATAGCGGACACCAATCCATGCCTGTGCGTACCCATCGGCTTTGCGGGCGGCCTGCATGACCGCGATCTTGGTTTCGTGAGATTCGGCTGGCGGGACTACGACACCTTCACCGGCAGATGGACCGCACCCGATCCCATCGGGGACAGGGGCGGTGATCCAGACTGGTATGGGTATTGTCTGGATGATCCGGTCAACGGGGTGGACCCGTTTAGTTTGTTTCAAATCATCGGCGATGGTCCCGGTGGCAGGATCGGCGGCGGTATAATCGGCGGGGCGATTTCAGGTGCCATCGATGGAGGCATCACCATGGGGCCTTTTGGCGCTTTGACTGGCGCTGCTGTCGGCGGTGCGCTTGGTGGATTGTGGTCTGTTGTCGATGAGATACCCAATAATCCATCCAACAATTCTCCCGGCGGCAGTGGCGGTTCCAGTTCAGGGTCGTCAGGGCCAGGAAGTGGGTCAGATTCCTCTGGCGGTGGTAGTACTTCCGGTGGAGAAGGGTATGACGGTGGTGGCGGATGGTACGGTAGATAA
- a CDS encoding aldo/keto reductase — MSKTNLILGTVQIGMNYGIANATGKPDIKTAREILQAAWDGGIQEFDTAIGYGESEKILGVILHEMGVSSLAQINTKPHGSWNGQDFSEVKKDLEASLKKLHVEQLNTLLFHNEAILESWTPKISDAVNALRDEGKIRNVGVSVYSADAAMRALSNPAIDVVQIPANLLDRRFEKAGILHKAQSLGKALQIRSIFLQGLLFMAPHQLPAHMAFAKRDLADLHHILCESNLTLTAAAIGFVQAEWPGCKILIGAETQKQVLDNLDAATIQISPEIIARIKKQFPDVSEQILNPSLWGK, encoded by the coding sequence ATGTCAAAAACTAACTTGATTCTTGGAACCGTTCAAATTGGAATGAACTATGGCATTGCCAATGCCACTGGCAAACCAGATATAAAAACGGCACGGGAAATTCTCCAAGCTGCATGGGATGGTGGTATTCAAGAATTCGATACTGCAATAGGTTATGGAGAAAGTGAAAAAATCCTCGGCGTCATCTTGCATGAAATGGGTGTTTCGTCGCTTGCGCAGATAAATACTAAACCGCACGGTTCTTGGAACGGACAGGACTTTTCAGAGGTAAAAAAAGACCTGGAAGCCAGCCTCAAAAAACTGCACGTTGAGCAACTGAACACTTTACTTTTTCACAATGAAGCAATTCTTGAATCTTGGACGCCGAAAATAAGCGATGCCGTCAACGCACTCCGCGATGAAGGAAAAATTCGCAATGTCGGGGTATCTGTATATTCTGCTGATGCAGCAATGCGCGCCTTGAGCAATCCGGCGATTGATGTTGTCCAGATTCCAGCTAATCTCCTTGATCGACGATTTGAAAAAGCAGGTATTTTACATAAGGCCCAAAGCCTTGGCAAAGCATTGCAAATTCGGAGCATATTCCTCCAAGGTCTCCTGTTCATGGCCCCTCATCAACTGCCAGCGCACATGGCCTTTGCAAAAAGAGATCTGGCAGATCTGCATCACATTTTATGCGAATCCAATTTGACCTTAACGGCTGCCGCAATAGGATTTGTCCAGGCGGAATGGCCGGGATGTAAAATACTCATCGGCGCAGAAACCCAAAAGCAAGTTCTGGACAACTTGGATGCAGCTACAATTCAAATATCTCCAGAAATAATCGCTAGGATAAAAAAACAATTTCCAGATGTGTCCGAACAAATACTCAACCCTTCCCTATGGGGGAAATAG
- a CDS encoding aminotransferase class III-fold pyridoxal phosphate-dependent enzyme yields the protein MNKSQATQDNAKRRIPGMTQLLSKRPDRFSEGVWPGYFSKAKGAHVWDLDGNKYLDMSIGGIGATVLGYADSDVDEAVKRAISLGCASSLNCAEELELADTLCESHPWATQVKLGRSGGEAMTIAVRIARAATGRDVVAFCGYHGWHDWYLAANLGTKNALGEHLINGLDPAGVPQKLKGTAFPFRYNELEELEKIVAEHGHELAAIVMEPIRGTEPSPDFFPGVRAIADRTGASLIVDEISAGFRLYPGGAHMKLFDQRPDMAVFAKAMGNGYPIAAVIGREKFMSAAQSTFISSTNWTERLGPTAALATIKKYDSHNVHEHLTKIGSMVQEGWTKLGQKHSLDLHVGGMKAMSHFAFSGKNTQAQKAYFVQLMLEEGILACNSMYAMYAHTEADVEHYLKACDKSFAKISASGDTVADKLHGKPSAEGFERLA from the coding sequence ATGAATAAATCCCAGGCAACACAAGATAACGCGAAACGCAGAATACCGGGAATGACCCAATTGCTCTCTAAACGGCCGGATCGATTCTCTGAAGGAGTCTGGCCTGGCTACTTCAGTAAAGCCAAGGGAGCGCATGTATGGGATCTCGATGGAAACAAATACCTTGACATGTCTATCGGAGGTATTGGGGCAACCGTCCTTGGCTACGCAGACTCTGATGTTGACGAGGCCGTAAAACGCGCTATTTCACTTGGTTGTGCAAGTTCGCTTAACTGCGCTGAAGAGTTGGAGCTTGCTGACACTCTTTGCGAATCCCACCCTTGGGCGACCCAAGTCAAGCTCGGCCGATCCGGGGGCGAGGCCATGACCATAGCAGTTCGCATTGCTCGCGCCGCCACAGGACGAGACGTTGTTGCTTTCTGTGGATATCATGGGTGGCATGACTGGTATTTAGCGGCAAACCTTGGGACAAAAAACGCTCTTGGGGAACATCTGATCAACGGTCTTGACCCGGCCGGGGTCCCTCAGAAACTTAAAGGAACAGCTTTTCCTTTCCGCTATAATGAGCTTGAAGAATTAGAAAAGATTGTTGCTGAGCATGGACACGAATTGGCAGCTATCGTCATGGAGCCGATCCGCGGGACAGAACCTTCTCCTGACTTTTTCCCAGGTGTCCGTGCAATTGCCGACAGAACCGGGGCGTCATTGATTGTTGATGAGATTTCTGCAGGTTTCCGTCTGTATCCAGGAGGGGCGCATATGAAACTCTTCGATCAACGCCCGGATATGGCGGTTTTTGCCAAAGCTATGGGGAATGGCTATCCGATTGCTGCTGTCATTGGCCGGGAAAAGTTCATGAGTGCGGCCCAATCGACCTTCATCAGCTCTACCAACTGGACAGAACGCCTTGGCCCGACTGCGGCATTGGCAACCATCAAAAAGTACGATTCACATAATGTCCATGAACATCTAACAAAAATTGGTTCCATGGTTCAGGAAGGTTGGACAAAACTCGGCCAAAAGCACTCTCTTGACTTACATGTCGGCGGAATGAAGGCCATGAGCCACTTTGCATTCAGCGGGAAAAACACGCAGGCCCAAAAAGCCTATTTTGTCCAACTCATGCTTGAGGAAGGCATTCTTGCATGTAACAGCATGTATGCCATGTATGCTCACACTGAAGCTGATGTCGAACACTACCTGAAGGCTTGTGACAAGAGTTTTGCCAAGATCTCTGCTTCCGGCGATACTGTTGCTGACAAGCTCCACGGGAAACCAAGTGCTGAAGGATTTGAAAGGTTGGCGTAA
- a CDS encoding cytidylyltransferase domain-containing protein produces the protein MTKKITAILQARMGSTRLPGKVCLPIMGRPMLEIELERLKACTCIDEIILATSNLETDNMVAEIGDHMGIRVFRGSEDDVLDRYYQAATMAQAQNIMRVTGDCPLIDCTICAATVSLYNSNTYDYVRTSPQVAEGLDCEVFSYAALKQAWEHAEIPMEREHVTYYINRDPKRFSLAELPMERDDSNYRVTVDEQDDFNVVSAIFEALTPKHGLHFSFDAVRDFLDNSPEVSKLNSTIIRNESFLKDLSKS, from the coding sequence ATGACCAAAAAAATTACTGCAATCCTCCAGGCAAGGATGGGATCCACAAGACTGCCCGGCAAAGTCTGTTTGCCCATAATGGGGCGACCTATGCTCGAAATCGAACTCGAAAGGCTCAAAGCCTGTACGTGCATCGATGAAATAATATTGGCAACCTCGAATCTCGAAACGGACAATATGGTCGCGGAGATAGGAGACCATATGGGAATTCGAGTTTTCCGAGGTAGCGAAGACGATGTTTTGGACAGATATTACCAAGCAGCAACTATGGCTCAAGCCCAAAACATCATGAGAGTGACTGGCGACTGTCCGTTAATAGATTGCACCATCTGTGCGGCGACCGTTTCACTCTATAACTCGAACACCTACGATTATGTACGAACCTCCCCACAAGTCGCGGAAGGACTTGATTGCGAAGTTTTTTCGTATGCGGCCCTCAAACAAGCTTGGGAACATGCTGAAATCCCTATGGAAAGAGAACACGTAACGTACTATATAAATCGTGATCCAAAAAGATTCTCCCTGGCAGAATTGCCTATGGAGCGAGATGACAGCAACTATCGTGTCACAGTCGATGAGCAGGACGACTTTAATGTTGTCAGTGCCATATTTGAGGCTCTCACCCCAAAGCATGGTCTCCATTTTTCATTTGATGCAGTACGTGATTTTCTGGATAATTCTCCCGAAGTATCAAAGTTAAACAGTACTATCATCCGCAATGAAAGTTTCCTAAAAGACCTATCGAAAAGCTAG